The genome window GGCGCAGGGCTGGGCGGTCTCTCCACCGGCTGCTACGCCCGGATGAACGGCTACCGGACCCATGTCCTGGAGATGCACGAACTGCCCGGCGGCTGCTGCACGGCCTGGGACCGCGGTGACTTCAGGCTGGACCCCTGCGTCAGCTGGCTCCTGGGCAGCGGCCCCGGCAACGAGATGCACCGGATCTGGCTGGAGCTTGGCGCGTTGCAGGGCAAGGAGGTCCGGCACTTCGATGTGTTCAACGTCGTGCGCGGCACGTGCGGCCGGGCGGTGTACTTCTACTCCGACCCCGACCGGCTTCAGGCCCACCTCACGGAGCTCTCACCCGCCGACTCCGCCCTGATCAGCGACTTCTGCAAGCAACTGCGCGCCTTCCGCGAATGCCTCGCCGTCTATCCGTTCCTCAGACCGGTCGGACTGATGCCGGTGATGGAGCGCTGGCGCATGCTGGCCTCCTTCATCCCGTACTTCAACGTCGTGCGCAAATCCATCGGCGTACTCATGACCGACTACTCGGCGAGGTTCAAGGACCCCCTGCTGCGCCAGGCGTTCAACTTCATCCTGTACGAGAAGCATCCGGCCTTCCCCGTACTGCCGTTCCACTTCCAGCTCGCCTCGCACGCCAACCTCTCCGCGGGCGTCCCGGAAGGAGGATCGCTCGGACTGGCCGAGTCGATCGAGCGGCGCTACCGCAGGCTCGGCGGCGAAGTGACGTACAACGCCAAGGTCGAGGAGATCGTGGTCGAGGGCGACCGTGCGGTCGGCGTGCGGCTCAGCGACGGGCGTGAACTGCGCGCCGACATCATCGTGTCGGCCTGCGACGGACGTACCACGATGATGGACCTGCTGAAGGGCCGCTACCTCAACGAGTCGTACCGACGTCTCTACACCCGGACCATCGAACAGCCCGGCATGGTGTTCCCCGGATACTTCACGCTCTTCCTCGGCCTGCGCCGCGAATTCCCCGACGCCGACCCCTGCACCACCTATCTGCTCGACGAGACGGAAGCGGCCGGACTGACCGGCATTCGGCACCCCAGCATCAACGTCCAGTTCCGCAACAGGCACTACCCCGAGCTGTCCCCGCCCGGGACGAGCGTCGCGTACGTCACCTACTTCTGCGACATCGCACCCTGGCGCGCCCTGGACGAAGGCCCCGAACAGGCGACCCGGACCCGCGGCGGGCAGGAACTCCACACGCTTCCGGTACGCCACGGACGCGGCTACTACGCGGCCAAGCGCCGGGCCCGCGAGACACTCGTCGCGTTCCTGGAACGGCAGCACCCCGGCATCGCCGACGCCATCGCCGTACGCGATGTGTCCAGCCCGCTCACCCAGGTCCGCTACACGGGCAACTACGACGGCACGGTGCTGGGCTGGCAGCCCTTCGTGGAGAGCGGGGAAACGCTGGAGAAGCTCATCAAGAAGCACGGCCCCGGCCTGCCCGGACTGCGCAACTTCTACCAGTCCGGCGTCTGGGCCACCACGGGTGGCCTGATCCGCGCGGCGGCGGCCGGCCGGCACGTCGTGCAGTTCATCTGCCGTGACGACGGCCGCGCATTCACCGCGTCCGTGGACGAGAGCGGTCCGCCACCGACCCATCGGGTCATCGAAGTGTCGCCCCGGCCGGTTTCACGGTCCGTCGTGGAGGGCCGCCCGGTCCTCGCGGAGAGGAAGGGAACGGGATGAGGGCCAGGAAATGGGTGGTGCGCGAGCACATCGAAGGCGTCCCCGACGTCGAACGGGTCTACGGACAGGTCGAGGAGGACATCGATACCGAGTTGGCCCCGGACGAGATGCTCCTGAGGACGCGCTACGTATCGGTGGACCCCTATCTCCAGGGGATCGCACTGGACACCCCGCTCGGTGCGCACATGGGGGCCGACTCGATCATGGAAGTGCTGGAAGCGGGTCCGCAGGCGGCCCACCGCCCCGGTGATCTGGTGCAGGGGTTCGGCGGCTGGCGCACCCATCTCGTGAGCAACGGCGCGCCCACCCCCTGGCAGACCGGGACGTTCCCGATGGTCTTCCCGGCCTTCCGCCGCCTGGACCCCGGCTGGTACGACGACGCGCTGCCGCTCCCCACCGCGCTCAGCGCCATGGGCGGCCCCGGCATGACCGCCTGGGGCACCCTCACCAAGTTCATGTCGGTCCGGCGGGGGGACACCGTCGTGGTCAGCGGCGCCTCCGGCTCCGTGGGCTCGCTGGTCGGCCAGCTGGCCAAGCGCGCGGGCGCCCGGGTCGTGGGCACCACGTCGACGACGGAGAAGGCGGACTACCTCGACGAGCTGGGATTCGACGCGGTCGTCGTCTACCGCCACGGAGACAACCGCGAGGCCGTACGGGATGCTCTCCTGTGGGCCGCGCCGGACGGCGTCGACAAGTACTTCGACAATCTGGGCGGCACCGTCACCGACGCGGTGTTCTCCATGCTCAACATCGACAGCCAGGTGGCCGTGTGCTGGCAGTGGGCCACCCAGGTGGGCCGCGACGTCACGGGACCGAGGCTGCTGCCGTACATCATGTTCCCGCGCGCGCATGTGCGGGGCATCTTCTCGCTGGAATGGTTCACCGAGGAGAACTGGCGCGCGCTCCACGACGAGCTCGGCGGCCTGATCCGGCGGGGCGAGGTGCGCTGCGGACACACCCTCCACCACGGCTTCGAGAACATCCCCGACGCCTACCGGAGCCTCTACCAGGGCACCGGAGCCGGTCGGGGCAAGGTGCTGGTCGAACTCTGACGCCGACCACGCAACACCGCTTCCCGCCCTTCCCCGCCCAGCAGTTCGTCGTTCCCGCGCAAGCCAGGAGGTCCTGTGTCCTGCCCCGCCGACTCCCACGTCCGCCCCGGCCCGTCCACGCCCCCGCTGCACCGTCTGGCGTTCGATCCACCCGGACCGCCCCGGCCCGTCGAGTCACCCGATGGGACTCGGGCCTGGCTGGTGAGCCGCTACGCCGACGTCCGCAAGGTCCTGAACGACGGTCGATTCGGGCGCGCAGGGCTCCACACGCCGGACTCCCCGTCCCTGTCCGGCGAATCCGGCCTGGTGAGCAGCGTCGACCTGATCTTCAACCAGGACGGCGAGGACCATCTGCGCCTGCGCCGCACCATGCGGCGAGCCTTCACGCCGCGGGCCGTCGCCCGCTGGCGGCCCTGGATCGCGACGATCGTCGAACAGTGCCTGGACGAACTCGCGGACAGCGCACACCCGATGGACCTGGTGGCCGGCTTCACCCTCCCGCTCCCGGTCGCGGTGATCAGCAGACTGATGGGTCTCGACACCGAGGCCCGGGAACGGCTGCGCCACTGGAGCCAGTACGCCTTCTCCGACGGCTCCCACCCCGAGGAGGAAATGGCGTCCGCGCTGGCGGAGTTCGCCGCCTTCGGAGCGGAACTGCTGGCCGAGCGACGCAGCGCGCCGGGCGAGGACCTGGCCAGCGTGCTGGTCGCCGCGGCCGATGCGGAGGGCGGCGTCCCGGAGGGACAACTCGTCGATCTCGTATGCGGGTTGGTCGTGGGCGGTCACGACAGCACCATGACCATGCTCGGCAATTCGCTGCTCTATCTGCTCGGTGAACGGCCGGAGGTCTGGCCCCGGCTCGGGGCGGACGAACAGGCCGCCGGGACACTGGCGGAGCGTCTGTTGCACCTGATTCCGCTCGGCGACGACCGGGGGACCGCGCGCTACGCCGC of Streptomyces sp. NBC_01363 contains these proteins:
- a CDS encoding cytochrome P450; translated protein: MSCPADSHVRPGPSTPPLHRLAFDPPGPPRPVESPDGTRAWLVSRYADVRKVLNDGRFGRAGLHTPDSPSLSGESGLVSSVDLIFNQDGEDHLRLRRTMRRAFTPRAVARWRPWIATIVEQCLDELADSAHPMDLVAGFTLPLPVAVISRLMGLDTEARERLRHWSQYAFSDGSHPEEEMASALAEFAAFGAELLAERRSAPGEDLASVLVAAADAEGGVPEGQLVDLVCGLVVGGHDSTMTMLGNSLLYLLGERPEVWPRLGADEQAAGTLAERLLHLIPLGDDRGTARYAATDTEVGGVMIPAGSVVLADCGMANRDPEVFAPRQLDDLFAPLEAPTLAFGAGAHYCLGAWLARLELQLALHRLAARFPGLRLAQPADTVEWHLGTTSRSPRRIAVTW
- a CDS encoding NAD(P)/FAD-dependent oxidoreductase; amino-acid sequence: MPPSERQSMIIIGAGLGGLSTGCYARMNGYRTHVLEMHELPGGCCTAWDRGDFRLDPCVSWLLGSGPGNEMHRIWLELGALQGKEVRHFDVFNVVRGTCGRAVYFYSDPDRLQAHLTELSPADSALISDFCKQLRAFRECLAVYPFLRPVGLMPVMERWRMLASFIPYFNVVRKSIGVLMTDYSARFKDPLLRQAFNFILYEKHPAFPVLPFHFQLASHANLSAGVPEGGSLGLAESIERRYRRLGGEVTYNAKVEEIVVEGDRAVGVRLSDGRELRADIIVSACDGRTTMMDLLKGRYLNESYRRLYTRTIEQPGMVFPGYFTLFLGLRREFPDADPCTTYLLDETEAAGLTGIRHPSINVQFRNRHYPELSPPGTSVAYVTYFCDIAPWRALDEGPEQATRTRGGQELHTLPVRHGRGYYAAKRRARETLVAFLERQHPGIADAIAVRDVSSPLTQVRYTGNYDGTVLGWQPFVESGETLEKLIKKHGPGLPGLRNFYQSGVWATTGGLIRAAAAGRHVVQFICRDDGRAFTASVDESGPPPTHRVIEVSPRPVSRSVVEGRPVLAERKGTG
- a CDS encoding NADP-dependent oxidoreductase, translating into MRARKWVVREHIEGVPDVERVYGQVEEDIDTELAPDEMLLRTRYVSVDPYLQGIALDTPLGAHMGADSIMEVLEAGPQAAHRPGDLVQGFGGWRTHLVSNGAPTPWQTGTFPMVFPAFRRLDPGWYDDALPLPTALSAMGGPGMTAWGTLTKFMSVRRGDTVVVSGASGSVGSLVGQLAKRAGARVVGTTSTTEKADYLDELGFDAVVVYRHGDNREAVRDALLWAAPDGVDKYFDNLGGTVTDAVFSMLNIDSQVAVCWQWATQVGRDVTGPRLLPYIMFPRAHVRGIFSLEWFTEENWRALHDELGGLIRRGEVRCGHTLHHGFENIPDAYRSLYQGTGAGRGKVLVEL